One window of Hyphomicrobiales bacterium genomic DNA carries:
- a CDS encoding DUF2513 domain-containing protein gives MKRDDEFIRELLFEFEASNDLYLIAHVSQSASDDDKKRYLHAELLCDAGFFEAVNKGLYRMTNQGYDYLEVIRDNSIWEKTKSGAELIGGATLGILKELAVAYAKDAAKTKLGIDLG, from the coding sequence ATGAAAAGAGATGATGAATTTATACGTGAGTTACTTTTTGAATTTGAAGCTTCTAATGATTTATATTTGATAGCACATGTATCCCAGTCTGCTTCTGATGATGATAAAAAGAGATATTTACATGCTGAACTATTATGTGATGCTGGTTTTTTTGAAGCAGTAAACAAGGGTTTATATCGAATGACGAATCAAGGATACGATTACCTTGAGGTTATTCGAGATAATTCGATATGGGAGAAAACTAAGTCAGGTGCTGAATTGATCGGTGGTGCTACTCTAGGCATTTTGAAAGAGCTAGCTGTTGCTTACGCGAAGGACGCCGCCAAAACAAAACTAGGCATTGACTTAGGTTAA
- the ettA gene encoding energy-dependent translational throttle protein EttA yields MAREFIYFMQGLSKAYTGGKKVLDNIHLSFYPDAKIGVLGPNGAGKSTLLKIMAGLEKDFTGEAWVAKGATVGYLPQEPQLDESKDVKGNVMEGVAKLQAILDRYNELAMNYSEETADEMSALQDQIDAENLWDLESKVEMAMDALRCPPSDSPVTNLSGGEKRRVALCKLLLSEPDLLLLDEPTNHLDAETVAWLEKHLREFKGAVLIITHDRYFLDNVTGWILELDRGTGIPYEGNYSAYLEAKAKRLKQEGREDEARQKALDREREWISSSPKARQAKSKARIKAYDELLKRNEDRSPTNAQIVIPSGPRLGDVVIEADSLKKGFGDRLLVNDLSFKLPPGGIVGIIGPNGAGKTTLFKMVTGAEEPDGGSVRLGDTVKLGYVDQSRDDMDPKKSVWEEISEGNDIIHLGKREVNSRAYCSTFNFKGGDQQQPVGTLSGGQRNRVHLAKMLKSGANVLLLDEPTNDLDTETLAALEDALEDFAGCAVVISHDRMFLDRLATHILAFEGDSHVEWFEGNFEDYEEDKKRRLGPDAVENPRRIKYQPFTR; encoded by the coding sequence ATGGCGCGCGAATTTATCTATTTCATGCAAGGTCTCTCGAAAGCCTATACAGGCGGCAAAAAGGTTTTGGATAATATCCATTTGTCTTTTTATCCTGATGCGAAAATTGGTGTGCTTGGGCCAAATGGCGCAGGTAAATCGACATTGCTTAAAATCATGGCGGGTCTTGAGAAAGATTTCACCGGTGAGGCTTGGGTCGCTAAGGGTGCAACCGTTGGCTATTTGCCGCAGGAGCCGCAGCTTGATGAGAGTAAAGATGTGAAGGGCAATGTCATGGAAGGCGTTGCCAAACTGCAGGCCATTTTAGATCGCTATAATGAGCTGGCGATGAATTATTCTGAAGAAACGGCTGATGAAATGTCAGCGCTTCAAGATCAGATCGACGCGGAGAATTTGTGGGACCTTGAGAGCAAGGTGGAAATGGCGATGGATGCGCTGCGTTGTCCGCCGTCTGATAGTCCTGTTACTAATCTTTCTGGTGGTGAGAAGCGCCGCGTTGCGCTTTGTAAGCTTTTGCTGTCTGAGCCTGATTTGCTGTTGCTTGATGAGCCTACCAACCACCTTGATGCGGAAACAGTCGCATGGTTAGAGAAGCACTTGCGCGAGTTTAAGGGTGCTGTCCTCATCATCACTCACGACCGCTATTTCCTCGATAATGTGACCGGCTGGATTTTGGAACTCGATCGCGGCACGGGCATTCCGTATGAGGGCAATTATTCGGCCTATCTTGAAGCGAAAGCCAAGCGCTTGAAACAAGAGGGGCGCGAGGATGAAGCGCGGCAAAAAGCACTCGACCGCGAGCGCGAATGGATTTCATCCAGCCCGAAAGCCCGCCAAGCGAAATCAAAAGCGCGGATCAAGGCTTATGATGAGCTTCTTAAGCGTAACGAAGATCGCTCACCGACAAATGCGCAGATTGTTATCCCATCGGGACCGCGTCTTGGCGATGTGGTGATTGAAGCCGATAGCTTGAAGAAAGGTTTTGGCGATCGTCTTCTCGTGAATGACCTCTCCTTCAAACTGCCACCGGGCGGTATTGTCGGCATCATCGGGCCGAACGGTGCCGGTAAAACAACCCTGTTCAAAATGGTTACAGGGGCTGAAGAGCCTGATGGCGGTTCGGTGCGTTTGGGCGATACGGTGAAGCTTGGTTATGTGGATCAAAGCCGCGATGATATGGATCCGAAGAAATCCGTTTGGGAAGAAATTTCTGAAGGCAATGACATCATCCACCTTGGCAAACGCGAAGTGAACTCACGCGCTTATTGCTCGACGTTTAATTTCAAGGGCGGCGACCAGCAACAGCCGGTTGGCACGCTTTCGGGCGGTCAGCGCAACCGTGTGCATTTGGCAAAAATGCTGAAATCGGGCGCGAATGTCCTCTTGCTCGATGAGCCAACCAATGATCTGGATACGGAAACTTTGGCAGCGCTTGAAGATGCGCTCGAAGATTTCGCAGGCTGCGCCGTGGTCATCTCCCACGATCGTATGTTCCTCGACCGGTTGGCAACGCATATTCTGGCCTTTGAAGGCGACAGCCATGTGGAATGGTTTGAGGGCAACTTTGAAGATTATGAAGAAGACAAAAAACGTCGCCTTGGACCAGATGCGGTAGAAAATCCACGCCGGATTAAATATCAACCATTCACGCGGTGA
- a CDS encoding polyhydroxybutyrate depolymerase has protein sequence MRSLLATLLFIPSLFIAAPTLACGPDSNCEIENDRHYRIRIPEGHDGKTPIGAIIYAHGYKGNASGAMNNKSLGKAASDLGLALISVKSAGPDWHIPNSPSQHPPEEWVELEYFDNVIADVEKRFSIDTSKLLMTGFSAGGMMTWTLACERSEKFVGFVPMSGTFWAPHPQSCPSPPANVIHYHGAKDQVVPLKGRRIGPARQGNVFDVLTMYEKNGDYIGDVKNVTDKLSCIRKTNPDAKILELCLYDGGHGFRTDYIVRAWEKLKLLSTVNGGPKL, from the coding sequence ATGCGCAGCCTTTTAGCCACACTACTTTTCATTCCCTCACTTTTCATAGCAGCGCCCACTCTAGCCTGTGGGCCGGATAGCAACTGCGAGATAGAGAATGACAGGCATTACCGTATCCGCATACCTGAAGGCCATGACGGCAAAACGCCTATAGGCGCCATCATTTATGCCCATGGATATAAAGGCAATGCCAGCGGCGCCATGAACAACAAATCATTAGGAAAAGCCGCCAGCGATCTTGGGCTTGCTTTGATCTCCGTAAAATCCGCAGGCCCCGACTGGCATATTCCCAATTCGCCATCACAGCATCCACCTGAAGAATGGGTCGAGTTAGAGTATTTTGACAATGTGATTGCTGACGTGGAAAAGCGTTTTTCCATAGATACGTCCAAACTGCTGATGACAGGGTTTTCCGCTGGCGGCATGATGACATGGACGCTTGCCTGTGAGCGCAGTGAAAAATTTGTGGGCTTCGTGCCCATGTCTGGCACCTTTTGGGCGCCCCACCCACAAAGCTGTCCATCACCGCCCGCAAACGTCATCCATTATCACGGCGCAAAGGATCAAGTCGTTCCCTTAAAAGGTCGTCGCATCGGTCCAGCTCGCCAAGGCAATGTATTTGATGTGCTGACGATGTATGAGAAAAATGGTGACTATATTGGCGATGTAAAAAATGTGACCGACAAACTTTCCTGCATCCGCAAAACCAATCCAGACGCTAAAATTCTTGAACTATGCCTCTATGACGGTGGGCATGGTTTCAGGACCGATTATATTGTGCGGGCATGGGAAAAACTGAAGCTTTTAAGCACCGTCAATGGCGGGCCAAAATTATAG
- a CDS encoding MBL fold metallo-hydrolase, translating to MKPIIDVIRPDVASFFDEETNAVCHIVKDPASSACAVIDSILDFEMASGTISTGFADMIIGEINKRGLKVGWVIETHVHADHLSAAPYISERTGGKLGINARIDEVQKVFGKVFNAGTDFEMDGSQFDALFEDGATFKIGTMDVNVIHTPGHTPACLTYVMGDVAFVGDTLFMPDFGTARADFPGGDARELYHSIQKVLALPDETRLFLCHDYKAPGRDVFCWETTVAAEKADNVHVGAGKTVDEFVAFRTARDAQLSMPKLIIPSIQVNMRAGQLPPAEDDGEHYLKIPVNRLGRL from the coding sequence ATGAAGCCGATTATAGATGTTATCAGGCCTGATGTTGCAAGTTTCTTTGATGAGGAGACGAATGCGGTCTGTCATATTGTCAAAGACCCTGCATCAAGTGCTTGTGCGGTGATTGATTCCATTCTCGACTTTGAAATGGCGTCGGGTACGATCAGTACCGGATTTGCCGATATGATTATTGGCGAGATCAACAAGCGCGGTTTAAAAGTCGGATGGGTGATTGAGACCCATGTTCATGCGGATCATTTATCCGCTGCTCCTTATATATCGGAGAGAACGGGCGGTAAGCTTGGCATCAATGCGCGCATTGACGAGGTGCAAAAGGTGTTTGGGAAAGTGTTTAATGCTGGCACTGATTTTGAAATGGATGGTAGCCAGTTTGATGCTTTGTTTGAGGATGGTGCTACATTTAAAATTGGCACAATGGATGTGAATGTTATACATACGCCGGGCCACACGCCAGCCTGCCTCACCTATGTGATGGGGGATGTCGCTTTTGTGGGCGACACATTGTTTATGCCCGATTTTGGCACTGCGCGAGCAGATTTCCCAGGCGGAGATGCACGTGAGCTTTATCATTCAATTCAAAAGGTCTTGGCTTTGCCTGATGAGACACGGTTATTCCTGTGCCATGATTATAAAGCGCCGGGGCGGGATGTCTTTTGTTGGGAGACGACGGTCGCGGCAGAAAAAGCTGATAATGTGCACGTGGGGGCGGGTAAAACGGTTGATGAATTTGTTGCCTTTCGTACCGCGCGTGATGCGCAGCTATCCATGCCGAAGCTTATCATTCCATCCATACAGGTGAATATGCGTGCAGGTCAGTTGCCACCTGCAGAAGATGACGGAGAGCATTATTTGAAAATTCCGGTCAACCGGCTGGGGCGCCTATAA
- a CDS encoding D-glycerate dehydrogenase, with translation MTDKPVILVPRRLTDPVQERLARDYNPVFNMEDTVYGEQELIERCQNVDAVLPCHSEQFSATVIAALPERMKIIANHSVGTDHVDLAAAAAKGVVVTNTPDVLSNATAEIAFLCMLGAARRGAEGDVLVRAGKWDFWSPSTFMMGVETTGKRLGIIGMGRVGQVMADRGRGFDMEVHYYNRRRLPPELEKGATYHESVEDLLPHCDVLSMHCPATPETTGLMNKAMFDLMPDRSIFVNTARGSLVNEDALIDALKSGKLFAAGLDVFQTEPGGNPKLSELPNIYMLPHIGSATYDTRDAMGFRALDNLDAYFAGHEPHDRVA, from the coding sequence ATGACTGATAAACCTGTCATTCTTGTTCCACGCCGGTTGACCGACCCTGTTCAGGAGCGTTTGGCGCGCGACTATAATCCGGTTTTTAATATGGAAGACACGGTTTATGGCGAGCAGGAACTGATTGAACGCTGCCAGAATGTTGACGCGGTATTGCCCTGTCATTCTGAACAGTTCTCGGCGACGGTGATAGCCGCGCTGCCTGAGCGCATGAAGATTATCGCCAATCATTCGGTCGGCACCGACCATGTTGATTTGGCAGCTGCTGCAGCCAAAGGGGTCGTGGTAACCAATACGCCTGATGTTTTGTCGAATGCGACAGCGGAGATCGCCTTTTTGTGCATGCTTGGTGCCGCGCGGCGCGGGGCAGAAGGTGACGTTTTAGTGCGTGCCGGAAAATGGGATTTCTGGTCGCCATCCACCTTTATGATGGGTGTTGAGACAACCGGCAAGCGCTTAGGCATAATAGGCATGGGCAGGGTGGGCCAAGTGATGGCTGATCGTGGGCGCGGTTTTGATATGGAAGTGCATTATTATAACCGTCGCCGCTTACCTCCAGAACTTGAAAAGGGTGCGACATATCACGAGAGCGTAGAAGACCTTTTGCCTCATTGTGATGTGTTGTCGATGCATTGTCCGGCTACGCCTGAAACAACAGGTTTGATGAATAAAGCGATGTTTGATCTCATGCCTGATCGTTCTATTTTTGTAAATACGGCGCGTGGGTCGCTCGTCAATGAAGATGCGCTGATTGATGCGCTGAAATCGGGTAAATTGTTTGCCGCTGGTCTGGATGTTTTTCAAACAGAACCGGGTGGAAACCCTAAATTATCTGAGTTACCCAATATCTACATGCTGCCACATATTGGCTCTGCTACTTATGATACGCGCGATGCTATGGGCTTTCGGGCGCTCGATAATCTTGATGCTTATTTCGCAGGCCATGAGCCACATGATCGGGTAGCTTAG
- a CDS encoding amidase, translating into MSATDLCEAIADGRLTSLEVAKACLARITERDGEVQAFAYIDHEYVLEQATRLDEIRARGLPLGPLHGVPVALKDIIDTGDMPTANGLAHDEGRRSRDASITRRLRGAGALLLGKTTTTEGAYFEPTKTRNPHNLDYTPGGSSAGSAAAVADFMTPLAVGTQTNGSVIRPASFCGVVGFKPGFGQIARTGVLKICPSLDQVGAFARTVNDAALLSDVLVGDDGEDDSVLPAPAPRFAQTAASEIPLKPLFAFIAPPDWVDAPQDARDGFAELCNILGDQIDIVPLPAIFDGCVSMHRVIMAVEMSRNLSKYADAKEPISDHLSSIIEEGKGISAHDYLAARDWQGVLSSGIEEIMERYDAILTPASYGEAPKTLDQTGDPRACTLWSFTGVPAVTLPLLVGENDMPIGVQLVSAKHEDGRLLRVANWLIKTLSAAE; encoded by the coding sequence ATGTCAGCTACAGACCTCTGTGAGGCTATTGCTGATGGTAGATTGACTTCGCTTGAGGTTGCAAAGGCATGCCTTGCGCGCATTACTGAGCGTGATGGCGAGGTCCAAGCTTTTGCTTATATCGACCATGAGTATGTTTTAGAGCAAGCAACGAGGCTTGATGAAATACGTGCGCGTGGATTGCCGCTTGGCCCGCTTCATGGTGTCCCAGTTGCGCTAAAGGATATTATTGACACTGGTGATATGCCCACAGCAAATGGTCTTGCCCATGATGAGGGCCGCAGGTCACGTGATGCAAGCATAACGCGCCGTTTGCGTGGTGCTGGTGCTTTGCTCTTGGGCAAGACAACGACGACCGAGGGCGCTTATTTTGAACCTACCAAAACACGCAACCCGCACAATCTAGATTATACACCTGGCGGCTCGTCTGCTGGATCAGCAGCTGCGGTTGCTGATTTTATGACGCCACTTGCGGTGGGGACACAGACCAATGGCTCAGTAATAAGACCGGCTTCATTTTGTGGTGTGGTGGGTTTTAAACCCGGCTTTGGGCAAATTGCCCGCACGGGTGTTTTGAAAATATGCCCTTCGCTTGATCAGGTCGGTGCTTTTGCGCGCACGGTCAATGATGCTGCCCTTTTATCTGATGTTCTGGTTGGGGATGACGGTGAAGATGATAGCGTGCTGCCTGCACCCGCGCCACGCTTTGCACAAACAGCCGCATCAGAAATTCCTTTAAAACCACTGTTTGCCTTCATCGCGCCCCCGGATTGGGTAGATGCACCGCAAGATGCGCGTGATGGTTTTGCTGAGCTTTGCAATATACTTGGTGATCAAATTGATATTGTGCCACTGCCTGCTATTTTTGACGGATGTGTTTCGATGCACCGCGTGATTATGGCGGTTGAGATGAGCCGCAATCTTTCTAAATATGCAGATGCCAAGGAGCCTATTTCAGACCATCTGTCGTCTATTATCGAAGAGGGCAAGGGTATATCTGCCCATGATTATCTTGCCGCCCGCGATTGGCAAGGTGTTCTTTCCAGCGGCATTGAAGAGATCATGGAGCGCTATGATGCGATCCTTACGCCAGCATCTTATGGTGAAGCGCCCAAAACATTAGATCAAACAGGCGACCCACGCGCTTGTACTTTGTGGAGTTTCACAGGTGTGCCTGCTGTCACCTTACCACTGCTTGTGGGAGAGAATGACATGCCAATTGGTGTTCAACTTGTGAGTGCGAAACATGAAGATGGTCGTTTGCTGCGTGTAGCAAACTGGTTGATTAAAACATTGAGTGCTGCTGAATAG
- a CDS encoding TRAP transporter large permease subunit, with the protein MFGLTDPQIAVSMLGIFILTIFLGFPIAFTLMAMGIGFGWYAYGSLNTISFLFVNQTYSVMSNDVLTAIPLFLFMGYIVERANIVTRLFETLYVTASRLPGSMAVAALATCAMFATATGIIGAVVTLMGMLALPAMMKAKYDTSFASGVICAGGCLGILIPPSIMLIVYAATSNVSIVKLYAAAIVPGFMLAGLYMIYVIGRATINPKLAPKPPQDETLNLSYGRIAWMLATSFFPLAILILSVLGAILFGLATPSEAASIGALGGLLLAILYRSLTWDKLQESVYLTVKTTAMVCWMFVGSWVFSSVFSKLGGEHLIRDFVIGLDMTPVMFLILAQFIIFLLGWPLEWSEIIIIFIPIFLPLLAHFQVDPLFFGILVALNLQTSFLTPPMAMAAYYLKGVAPPGVELSQIFKGVMPFLGLIFITMVAIYQFPAIVYWLPDVLYPPR; encoded by the coding sequence ATGTTCGGATTAACTGACCCACAAATTGCGGTGTCGATGCTCGGCATCTTCATTCTGACGATTTTCCTTGGTTTTCCCATTGCCTTTACATTGATGGCGATGGGTATCGGCTTTGGCTGGTATGCTTATGGAAGCTTGAACACCATTTCATTTTTATTTGTTAATCAGACTTACTCGGTGATGAGTAATGACGTTTTGACCGCCATACCGTTGTTTTTGTTCATGGGGTATATCGTAGAGAGGGCCAATATAGTCACCCGGCTATTCGAGACGCTCTATGTGACGGCGTCTCGCTTACCAGGTTCTATGGCCGTGGCGGCACTTGCCACTTGCGCGATGTTCGCAACAGCCACAGGTATCATCGGTGCGGTTGTTACCCTAATGGGCATGCTGGCACTGCCTGCTATGATGAAAGCAAAATATGACACAAGCTTTGCATCAGGTGTTATTTGTGCCGGTGGGTGCCTTGGTATTTTGATCCCGCCATCCATCATGTTGATTGTTTATGCGGCAACCTCGAATGTTTCGATCGTCAAGCTTTATGCAGCGGCAATTGTTCCAGGCTTTATGCTTGCTGGACTTTACATGATTTATGTGATCGGTCGGGCGACCATTAATCCAAAGCTCGCGCCCAAACCGCCGCAAGATGAAACACTTAATCTCAGCTATGGGCGTATTGCTTGGATGTTGGCGACATCATTCTTCCCATTGGCTATTTTGATTTTATCCGTTTTGGGGGCTATTCTTTTTGGTCTTGCAACGCCTTCGGAGGCAGCATCTATTGGTGCGCTTGGGGGATTATTGCTTGCGATCCTTTATCGCTCGTTGACATGGGATAAGCTTCAAGAATCTGTTTATCTAACCGTTAAAACAACAGCTATGGTTTGCTGGATGTTTGTTGGCTCATGGGTGTTTTCTTCTGTCTTTAGTAAATTGGGCGGCGAGCATTTGATCCGTGACTTCGTGATTGGTCTCGATATGACGCCGGTTATGTTCCTGATCTTGGCGCAGTTCATCATCTTCTTGCTTGGCTGGCCTTTGGAATGGTCTGAGATTATCATCATCTTCATTCCAATCTTTCTGCCATTGCTGGCTCACTTTCAGGTCGACCCCTTGTTCTTCGGCATTTTGGTTGCGTTGAATTTGCAAACCAGTTTCCTAACCCCGCCGATGGCGATGGCCGCCTATTACCTCAAGGGGGTAGCGCCCCCGGGTGTTGAGCTGTCGCAGATTTTCAAAGGGGTAATGCCGTTTCTCGGATTGATATTCATTACCATGGTCGCGATTTATCAATTCCCAGCCATCGTTTATTGGTTGCCTGACGTTCTCTATCCTCCTCGTTAG
- a CDS encoding TRAP transporter small permease subunit, whose product MLSFIHFIDRITEWFGKAFAWCVVVMTFGTGYEVFVRYALRDPTSWSFDLSYMMYGTMFMMAGAYTLSRDGHVRGDFLYRLWKPRTQGAVEFVLYFIFFFPGILALIYAGWKYAGRAFNSYDPARWEVSVYSPAGVPVFQFKAVLVAAAILLLIQGMAQVCRCIIAMRENEWPPHLDDDVEELEDILLKRGPGAILTEDFIKENPEVAEGTK is encoded by the coding sequence ATGCTTAGTTTCATACATTTTATTGACCGGATCACAGAGTGGTTTGGTAAGGCTTTTGCTTGGTGTGTCGTTGTTATGACATTCGGCACTGGCTATGAGGTTTTTGTTCGTTATGCCTTGCGTGATCCTACATCATGGTCGTTTGATCTCAGTTATATGATGTATGGCACAATGTTTATGATGGCTGGCGCCTATACGTTATCGCGCGATGGCCATGTACGTGGTGATTTTCTTTATCGGCTTTGGAAGCCAAGAACACAGGGCGCGGTCGAATTTGTGCTCTATTTCATCTTCTTCTTTCCTGGTATTTTGGCCTTGATTTATGCGGGTTGGAAATATGCTGGCCGTGCTTTTAACAGCTACGATCCTGCGCGCTGGGAAGTCAGCGTTTATAGTCCTGCTGGCGTGCCTGTTTTCCAATTTAAAGCGGTTCTTGTGGCTGCGGCTATCTTGCTGCTCATTCAAGGAATGGCGCAGGTTTGCCGTTGCATCATCGCTATGCGCGAAAACGAATGGCCTCCTCATTTGGACGACGATGTGGAAGAGCTTGAAGATATTCTATTAAAAAGAGGGCCCGGCGCTATTTTGACCGAGGATTTCATTAAAGAAAACCCGGAAGTAGCCGAGGGGACTAAATAA
- a CDS encoding TRAP transporter substrate-binding protein, with amino-acid sequence MSETTTQSRRKFLKGSLLAGGAAATAGTLGAPHIAKAATKLTMQGSWGASSIFSDMAKQYTDRVNKMSGGALEIEYLPAGAIVKAFAVQDAVNDGVLDAAHSVPAYWYGKNKAASLFGTGPIFGPNAHQMIAWIHYGGGKELYKELVEDILGLNVSAFFAMPMPAQPLGWFKEHITSADQMQGLKYRTVGLATDVMQGMGLKVTQLPGGEIVPALERGVIEAFEFNNPTADSQFGAQDVSKHYHLGSYHQAIEYFEILFNKQKLESLSSEEQAILEYAAEAANTANYGLAMDTYSKDLDKLINEDGVNVYRTDESIMKAQLESWDRVLDDLNKDPFFKKVVDSQKAWAERVAFYDLTNAADFKLAYNHYFPGKLGF; translated from the coding sequence ATGTCTGAAACGACCACACAATCACGTCGTAAATTTCTAAAAGGTAGCCTACTTGCTGGTGGTGCTGCTGCAACTGCTGGCACGCTTGGCGCGCCACACATTGCGAAAGCTGCGACAAAATTGACTATGCAGGGCTCATGGGGCGCAAGCTCAATTTTCTCTGACATGGCGAAACAATATACTGACCGCGTCAACAAAATGTCCGGCGGTGCGTTGGAAATCGAATATCTGCCAGCTGGCGCTATTGTTAAAGCGTTTGCGGTTCAAGATGCTGTTAATGATGGCGTTCTTGATGCAGCTCACTCTGTACCAGCTTATTGGTATGGTAAGAACAAAGCAGCGTCTTTGTTTGGTACTGGCCCGATCTTTGGTCCAAATGCGCATCAGATGATTGCATGGATCCATTATGGTGGCGGTAAAGAGCTCTATAAAGAACTCGTTGAAGACATTCTGGGTCTCAATGTTTCTGCGTTCTTCGCAATGCCTATGCCGGCTCAGCCGCTTGGTTGGTTCAAAGAGCACATTACATCTGCTGATCAGATGCAAGGTCTTAAATACCGCACAGTTGGTCTTGCGACTGACGTTATGCAGGGCATGGGCCTTAAAGTGACACAGCTTCCAGGTGGTGAAATTGTACCAGCGCTTGAGCGTGGTGTGATTGAAGCGTTTGAGTTTAACAACCCAACTGCTGATAGCCAGTTTGGTGCACAAGATGTGTCTAAGCATTATCACCTCGGTTCATATCACCAAGCTATTGAGTATTTTGAAATCTTGTTCAACAAGCAAAAACTCGAAAGCCTTTCAAGTGAAGAGCAAGCAATCTTGGAATATGCTGCTGAAGCGGCTAACACAGCAAACTACGGTCTTGCTATGGATACATACTCCAAAGATTTGGATAAGCTCATCAATGAAGATGGTGTGAATGTTTATCGTACGGACGAGTCTATCATGAAAGCTCAGTTGGAAAGCTGGGATAGAGTTCTTGATGATTTGAATAAAGATCCTTTCTTTAAGAAAGTTGTCGACAGCCAGAAAGCATGGGCTGAGCGCGTTGCGTTTTATGACCTTACTAATGCGGCTGACTTCAAGCTTGCTTACAACCATTACTTCCCAGGCAAGCTCGGCTTCTAG
- a CDS encoding transporter substrate-binding domain-containing protein: MRYHLSYLILIVMLTALQGQYASQSLFITRAHAQANNCENVRFGFGHYSKPQNTGRNIIGQSLDDIQERGWMLFSVYEDFPPYSYNKEGELVGIDIDLSRLIAKDLGVEARFYITSAAENVDADLRNNIWKGSLVGGQISNVMMHIPYNRELVCRNEHVVLGGHYFNETIAIAYDKMGYSDSLPTPAYFRFDSVGVENDTISDFYLSSIAGGQLLANMKRYKSTAEAMSALDAGEVKAVMGPLGQLEHGLTERLGVHQPPLPGLALGNWTLSVATNFRWRPLGYAVEDAIISAVQDGRMEKIFSDHGLSYHKPEW, from the coding sequence ATGCGTTATCATCTCAGTTATTTAATTTTGATTGTCATGCTGACTGCCCTACAGGGGCAGTACGCTTCCCAATCGCTTTTTATTACGCGCGCACATGCGCAGGCGAATAATTGTGAGAATGTACGATTTGGGTTTGGGCATTATAGCAAGCCACAAAACACTGGCCGCAATATTATTGGGCAAAGCCTGGATGATATCCAAGAACGCGGATGGATGCTGTTTTCTGTCTATGAAGACTTCCCGCCGTATTCTTACAACAAGGAAGGGGAGCTTGTTGGTATTGATATTGATCTATCCCGTTTGATTGCTAAAGACCTCGGCGTGGAGGCGCGGTTTTATATCACCAGTGCTGCTGAGAATGTTGATGCGGATTTGCGCAATAACATTTGGAAAGGCAGTCTGGTTGGCGGTCAAATTTCAAATGTCATGATGCACATTCCCTATAATCGAGAGCTTGTTTGCCGCAACGAACACGTGGTTTTGGGGGGGCATTATTTTAACGAGACGATTGCTATTGCTTACGACAAAATGGGCTATTCGGATAGCCTGCCAACCCCTGCTTATTTCAGGTTTGATAGTGTTGGTGTTGAAAATGATACAATTTCAGATTTCTATCTATCAAGCATTGCTGGTGGACAGTTGTTAGCAAATATGAAGCGATATAAGAGCACCGCAGAGGCAATGAGTGCATTGGATGCTGGCGAGGTAAAAGCCGTTATGGGTCCGCTTGGACAGCTTGAACACGGTTTGACCGAACGCCTTGGTGTGCACCAGCCACCGTTGCCGGGATTGGCCCTTGGAAATTGGACGCTTTCGGTAGCAACGAATTTTCGTTGGCGACCTCTTGGATATGCCGTGGAGGATGCCATTATTTCAGCCGTGCAAGATGGCCGTATGGAGAAGATTTTTTCAGATCATGGGCTCAGTTATCATAAGCCTGAATGGTAG